In a genomic window of Bradyrhizobium ontarionense:
- the pth gene encoding aminoacyl-tRNA hydrolase yields MLLLVGLGNPGAKYARNRHNIGFMAVDEIARRHGFSPWRRRFQGETSEGTLDSERVILLKPETFMNESGRSVQAAASFFKLGVGDVTVFQDELELPPCKLRVKVGGGIAGHNGLRSISAHIGNEYRRVRLGIGHPGVKELVHGHVLSDFAKADMPWVEALCDAVADNAGLLIGRRDSTFANKVHLALQAKGFLDKGDVGAA; encoded by the coding sequence ATGCTGCTGTTGGTCGGCCTCGGCAATCCCGGCGCGAAATATGCGCGCAACCGGCACAATATCGGCTTCATGGCCGTGGATGAGATCGCGCGGCGTCATGGCTTTTCGCCCTGGCGCCGCAGGTTTCAGGGCGAGACCTCGGAAGGCACGCTCGACTCCGAGCGCGTCATCCTGTTGAAGCCCGAGACCTTCATGAACGAGTCGGGCCGCTCGGTGCAGGCGGCGGCCAGCTTCTTCAAGCTCGGCGTCGGCGACGTCACCGTCTTCCAGGACGAGCTGGAGCTGCCGCCGTGCAAGTTGCGCGTGAAGGTCGGGGGCGGCATTGCCGGCCATAACGGGCTACGATCGATCTCGGCCCATATCGGTAACGAGTACCGCCGCGTGCGGCTCGGGATCGGTCATCCCGGCGTCAAGGAGCTGGTGCATGGCCACGTCCTGTCGGATTTCGCCAAGGCCGACATGCCCTGGGTCGAGGCGCTGTGCGATGCGGTCGCCGACAATGCAGGTTTGTTGATAGGCCGGCGCGACTCCACCTTTGCGAACAAGGTGCATCTGGCGCTTCAGGCCAAGGGTTTTCTGGACAAGGGCGACGTCGGCGCTGCCTGA
- the ychF gene encoding redox-regulated ATPase YchF, with the protein MGFKCGIVGLPNVGKSTLFNALTETAAAQAANYPFCTIEPNVGEVAVPDPRLEKLAVIAKSGQIIPTRLTFVDIAGLVRGASKGEGLGNQFLANIREVDAIAHVVRCFEDSDITHVEGKIAPLADIETIETELMLSDLDSLEKRVDNLSKKAKGGDKDAKEQYELVTRALVLLRDGKPARLLERKPEEERAFGMLGLLTSKPVLYVCNVEEGSAKDGNGFSQAVFARAKEEGAVAVVISAKIESEIATLSREERVDFLETLGLEEAGLDRLIRAGYQLLDLITYFTVGPKEARAWTIHRGTKAPAAAGVIHTDFEKGFIRAETIAYADYIALGGEAGARDAGKLRLEGKDYVVADGDVMHFRFNN; encoded by the coding sequence ATGGGTTTCAAATGCGGAATCGTCGGGTTGCCCAACGTCGGCAAGTCGACGCTGTTCAATGCGCTGACGGAGACGGCGGCGGCGCAGGCGGCCAACTATCCGTTCTGCACGATCGAGCCGAATGTCGGCGAGGTTGCCGTGCCCGATCCGCGGCTCGAGAAGCTCGCGGTGATCGCCAAGTCCGGCCAGATCATCCCGACGCGGCTGACCTTCGTCGACATCGCCGGCCTCGTGCGCGGCGCCTCCAAGGGTGAAGGGCTCGGCAATCAGTTCCTCGCCAACATCCGCGAGGTCGATGCGATCGCGCACGTGGTGCGCTGCTTCGAGGATTCCGACATCACCCATGTCGAGGGCAAGATCGCGCCGCTCGCCGACATCGAGACCATCGAGACCGAGCTGATGCTGTCCGATCTCGACAGCCTCGAGAAGCGGGTCGACAACCTGTCCAAGAAGGCCAAGGGCGGCGACAAGGATGCCAAGGAGCAGTACGAGCTCGTCACTCGGGCTCTGGTGCTGCTGCGTGACGGCAAGCCCGCGCGGCTGTTGGAGCGCAAGCCCGAGGAGGAGCGCGCCTTCGGCATGCTCGGGCTATTGACGTCGAAGCCGGTCCTCTATGTCTGCAATGTCGAGGAAGGATCGGCCAAGGACGGCAACGGCTTCTCGCAGGCCGTGTTTGCGCGTGCCAAGGAGGAGGGCGCCGTGGCGGTCGTCATCTCCGCCAAGATCGAGTCGGAGATCGCGACCTTGTCGCGCGAGGAGCGCGTGGATTTCCTGGAGACGCTGGGCCTCGAAGAGGCGGGCCTGGATCGACTCATCCGTGCCGGCTACCAGCTGCTCGACCTGATCACCTACTTCACCGTCGGTCCAAAAGAGGCGCGTGCCTGGACCATTCACCGCGGCACGAAGGCACCGGCCGCAGCCGGCGTCATTCACACCGATTTCGAGAAGGGCTTCATCCGCGCCGAGACCATCGCCTATGCCGACTACATCGCGCTCGGCGGCGAGGCCGGCGCGCGCGACGCCGGCAAGCTGCGCCTCGAGGGCAAGGACTATGTCGTCGCCGACGGCGACGTGATGCACTTCCGTTTCAACAACTGA
- a CDS encoding DUF4282 domain-containing protein — protein sequence MLEFRDLFQWDRFITPTIIKTFYWLVIALIILSGIRGIFVGLTEMAISPFGGFLMLLSSLAGIVVGMVFSRIAAEFVLIVFRINEHLGAIREQGRM from the coding sequence ATGTTGGAATTTCGCGATTTGTTCCAGTGGGACCGCTTCATCACGCCCACGATCATCAAGACGTTCTATTGGCTCGTCATCGCGCTGATCATCCTCTCGGGAATCCGCGGTATCTTCGTGGGCCTGACGGAGATGGCGATCAGCCCGTTCGGTGGCTTCCTGATGCTGCTGTCCTCCCTCGCCGGCATCGTCGTCGGCATGGTGTTCTCCCGCATCGCCGCCGAATTCGTCCTGATCGTCTTCCGCATCAACGAGCATCTCGGCGCGATCCGCGAACAGGGGCGGATGTAA
- a CDS encoding MaoC family dehydratase → MTLTFEDFPQGPFGSFGPRRVSRDEIVAFASEFDPQPMHLDEEAARQSMLKGLSGSGWHLCSLTMRMMFDGFIGRTASLGSPGVNEVRWLSPLRPDDKLMLDVEVVEARVSRSRPSTGIVTFKCGVRNAAGEKLCEMVSPIIVERRESSGQVG, encoded by the coding sequence ATGACACTCACCTTCGAAGATTTTCCGCAAGGCCCTTTCGGCAGTTTTGGCCCGCGACGCGTCTCCCGCGACGAGATCGTCGCCTTTGCGTCCGAGTTTGATCCGCAGCCGATGCATCTGGACGAAGAGGCCGCGCGGCAGTCGATGCTCAAGGGCCTGTCCGGCTCAGGCTGGCATCTTTGCTCACTGACAATGCGCATGATGTTCGACGGCTTCATCGGGCGCACCGCCTCGCTCGGCTCGCCCGGGGTCAATGAGGTCCGGTGGCTGTCTCCGCTGCGACCCGACGATAAGCTGATGCTCGACGTCGAGGTCGTGGAGGCGCGTGTATCGCGAAGCCGTCCTTCGACGGGGATCGTCACCTTCAAGTGCGGCGTGCGCAATGCGGCCGGCGAGAAACTCTGTGAGATGGTCTCGCCGATCATTGTCGAGCGACGCGAGAGCAGCGGACAGGTGGGCTGA
- a CDS encoding MaoC family dehydratase codes for MRFFEDLQVGQRRELGSFTFTAADIKRFAVQFDPQRFHLDEEEGRKSLFGGLAASGWHVGSVCMKLIVADNQRLLEVARSRGEPIAVGGPSPGFRDLRWLKPVLAGDTISFSSEIESLRVSASRPEWGILQARNAGSNQRGEVVFSVLASAFVPRRNNG; via the coding sequence ATGCGCTTCTTCGAGGATCTCCAGGTCGGGCAGCGCCGCGAACTCGGCTCGTTTACTTTCACCGCCGCTGACATCAAGCGATTTGCCGTGCAGTTCGATCCGCAGCGCTTTCATCTCGACGAGGAGGAAGGCCGCAAATCGCTGTTCGGCGGACTTGCCGCGTCAGGCTGGCATGTCGGCTCGGTCTGCATGAAGCTGATCGTCGCCGACAACCAGCGGCTCCTGGAGGTCGCGCGTTCGCGCGGCGAACCGATTGCGGTTGGCGGTCCATCGCCCGGGTTTCGGGATCTGCGCTGGCTGAAGCCGGTGCTCGCGGGCGACACGATCAGTTTCTCCAGCGAGATCGAGTCGCTTCGTGTATCTGCTTCACGGCCTGAATGGGGCATCTTGCAAGCGCGCAATGCCGGCAGCAACCAGCGCGGCGAGGTGGTATTCTCGGTGCTTGCGTCGGCCTTCGTGCCGAGGCGGAACAACGGTTGA
- a CDS encoding nuclear transport factor 2 family protein — translation MTEHSLWRLSRALHGAINERQFDQFAELLDDDIDWAIYGPIDMFPFLGARLGKNAVLDAVRQIADNVHIRRLERETLMLEESAAATMVRCAMTTQDSDKPITARLAQFLQFRAGKLARLRILIDTFDLVEQTLGHPIDLPRIGSFA, via the coding sequence ATGACAGAGCACAGCCTCTGGCGTCTGTCGCGCGCATTGCATGGCGCGATCAACGAACGCCAATTCGACCAGTTCGCCGAGCTTCTCGACGACGATATCGACTGGGCCATCTACGGCCCGATCGACATGTTTCCCTTCCTCGGCGCGCGGCTCGGCAAGAACGCCGTGCTCGACGCGGTCAGGCAGATTGCCGACAACGTGCACATCCGAAGGCTCGAGCGCGAAACGCTGATGCTGGAGGAGAGCGCCGCCGCGACGATGGTCCGCTGCGCGATGACGACGCAGGATTCCGACAAGCCGATCACGGCCCGCCTCGCGCAATTCCTGCAATTCCGCGCCGGCAAGCTGGCACGGCTGCGTATCCTGATCGACACGTTCGATCTGGTCGAGCAGACGCTCGGCCATCCGATCGACCTGCCGCGGATCGGCAGCTTCGCCTGA
- a CDS encoding nuclear transport factor 2 family protein → MIEHINKQRVRKLLEAHAAGDFDSVLAHCSDDIEHFASAPIDIFPHLGRRHGKAEVRQMWETARSRYAEVRHEIKTMICEADQVAVDLRIFLRKRDNDRIVQYDLAAFYTLRDGRVIRIREIMDTFDLVQQVLECDLSRLLIARTARP, encoded by the coding sequence ATGATCGAGCACATCAACAAGCAGCGCGTGCGCAAGCTGCTCGAGGCCCATGCCGCCGGCGATTTCGACAGCGTGCTGGCTCATTGCAGCGACGACATCGAGCACTTCGCTTCGGCTCCGATCGATATCTTCCCGCATCTCGGCCGCCGCCACGGCAAGGCCGAAGTGCGGCAGATGTGGGAGACCGCGCGCAGCCGCTACGCCGAGGTCAGGCACGAGATCAAGACCATGATCTGCGAAGCCGACCAGGTCGCGGTGGATCTGCGCATCTTCCTGCGCAAGCGCGACAACGACCGCATCGTGCAGTACGACCTCGCCGCCTTCTACACGCTGCGCGACGGCCGCGTCATTCGCATCCGCGAGATCATGGACACGTTCGACCTCGTGCAGCAGGTGCTCGAATGCGATCTCAGCCGGCTGCTGATCGCCCGCACCGCCCGCCCCTGA
- a CDS encoding alpha/beta fold hydrolase, with the protein MTTRSCIAACAALLLIAGPAAAHTPQQPPHQLYAEGDLKLESGEVIRDFAISYVTHGTLNAQKSNVILMVTAISGNHHRLDFMIGPGKALDTDKYFVICTDAIANGLSTSPSNSTLQPRMAFPKFAIRDMVESQVRLLKEKLGIDHVVAVIGPSMGGMQTLQWGVSHPDMMDALVAIVPLAKTPAWNVAVLAASRKAIMADAAWKGGNYDTPPEQGIRVWRDIVTLLAARTPDMYAAQFKNGLDVLPWMEQQETAALKAFDANDWIYQTLAYEQHDVGTTPGFNGDTARALASIKAKTLILTGTKDLLNPEFEPIEMGKNIPDVTMKTISPGSVTGHASAAGLFPADVEFLNREVGAFLDGVAEGGKRFHYDARAPKGRTY; encoded by the coding sequence GTGACGACCAGATCGTGCATTGCCGCATGTGCCGCGCTGCTGCTGATCGCAGGGCCGGCCGCCGCCCACACCCCGCAGCAGCCGCCGCACCAGCTCTACGCCGAGGGCGACCTCAAGCTCGAAAGCGGCGAGGTGATCAGGGACTTCGCCATCTCCTATGTCACCCACGGCACGCTCAACGCGCAGAAGTCCAACGTCATCCTGATGGTGACGGCGATCTCGGGCAATCATCACCGGCTCGACTTCATGATCGGGCCGGGCAAGGCGCTCGACACTGACAAGTACTTCGTGATCTGCACCGATGCGATCGCCAACGGGCTGTCGACCTCGCCGAGCAATTCGACGCTGCAGCCGCGCATGGCGTTTCCGAAGTTCGCGATCCGCGACATGGTGGAGTCGCAGGTCCGGCTGCTCAAGGAGAAGCTCGGCATCGACCATGTGGTGGCGGTGATCGGGCCGTCGATGGGCGGCATGCAGACCCTGCAATGGGGCGTCAGCCATCCCGACATGATGGATGCGCTGGTGGCCATCGTGCCGCTGGCGAAAACGCCGGCCTGGAACGTCGCGGTGCTGGCGGCCTCCCGCAAGGCGATCATGGCCGATGCCGCCTGGAAGGGCGGCAACTACGATACGCCGCCGGAGCAGGGCATCCGGGTCTGGCGCGACATCGTCACCCTGCTCGCCGCGCGCACGCCGGACATGTATGCGGCGCAGTTCAAGAACGGGCTCGACGTGCTGCCCTGGATGGAGCAGCAGGAGACCGCCGCGCTGAAGGCGTTCGATGCCAACGACTGGATCTATCAGACCCTAGCCTATGAACAGCACGATGTCGGCACTACGCCGGGCTTCAATGGCGACACCGCAAGGGCGTTGGCGTCGATCAAGGCGAAGACGCTGATCCTCACCGGCACCAAGGACCTGCTCAATCCCGAGTTCGAGCCGATCGAGATGGGGAAGAACATTCCCGATGTGACCATGAAGACGATCTCGCCCGGCAGCGTCACCGGCCACGCCTCCGCCGCGGGGCTGTTTCCGGCGGATGTGGAGTTCCTGAACCGCGAGGTCGGCGCGTTTCTCGACGGCGTTGCCGAGGGCGGCAAGCGCTTTCACTATGACGCGCGGGCGCCGAAGGGGCGGACGTATTGA
- a CDS encoding SEC-C metal-binding domain-containing protein: MISKTSPAFSITRKRRKSFPSETHVKRGRRFVHGNVELSEKLGRNDLCPCGSGRRFQSLLHEVRRLRRRQPQRLLSGSKGCGSLLIVRCGFSARHSGARVSANPESIWPHIALRDGFRTAVNAASGMTVNGRSANGLIDAVVTASS; this comes from the coding sequence ATGATCTCGAAAACCTCCCCAGCTTTCAGCATCACGCGTAAGCGGCGGAAATCCTTCCCTTCAGAAACCCACGTCAAGCGTGGACGACGGTTCGTCCATGGCAATGTCGAGCTGAGCGAGAAGCTCGGCCGCAACGACCTGTGCCCATGCGGCTCCGGACGCAGGTTTCAAAGCCTGTTGCATGAAGTCCGGCGTCTACGACGGCGCCAACCGCAACGACTACTTTCAGGGAGTAAGGGCTGCGGTTCGCTGCTCATCGTAAGATGTGGCTTTTCGGCACGTCATTCCGGGGCGCGCGTAAGCGCGAACCCGGAATCCATTTGGCCGCATATTGCGTTGAGAGATGGATTCCGGACAGCCGTTAACGCGGCTTCCGGAATGACAGTGAACGGGCGATCGGCAAATGGGCTCATCGACGCAGTAGTAACCGCGTCATCTTAG
- a CDS encoding transcriptional regulator, giving the protein MAKTKSFKELVQSQAKADKAFAEALLREGVDAMLSGDMETGKTILRDYIKATVGFEKLGEAIDTPPKSLIRMFGPQGNPQAKNLFNVIGYLQKQAGLQLHVTG; this is encoded by the coding sequence ATGGCAAAGACAAAGAGCTTCAAGGAGCTGGTACAGAGCCAGGCCAAGGCAGACAAGGCCTTTGCCGAGGCGCTGCTTCGCGAGGGCGTCGACGCGATGCTCAGCGGCGACATGGAAACGGGGAAAACCATTCTTCGCGACTACATCAAGGCGACCGTCGGATTCGAAAAGCTCGGTGAGGCGATCGATACACCGCCCAAGAGCCTGATCCGCATGTTCGGCCCGCAGGGCAATCCCCAGGCCAAGAATCTCTTCAACGTGATCGGCTATCTGCAGAAGCAAGCGGGATTGCAGCTTCACGTCACGGGTTAG
- a CDS encoding type II toxin-antitoxin system RelE/ParE family toxin produces the protein MVEIRYYVSAGGDEPFADWFADLEAVARAKVTRAIARMEQGNFSNVKTVGEGVLEYRIDFGPGYRVYFGRDGDTLVILLTGGTKKRQQRDIETARTYWRDYKQTKSRR, from the coding sequence ATGGTTGAGATCCGCTACTATGTCAGTGCGGGCGGCGACGAGCCCTTCGCCGATTGGTTCGCGGATTTGGAAGCAGTTGCGCGCGCCAAGGTGACACGAGCAATTGCTCGTATGGAGCAAGGCAACTTCTCCAATGTCAAAACAGTCGGAGAAGGCGTGCTGGAATATCGGATCGATTTCGGTCCGGGCTACCGGGTCTATTTCGGGCGCGACGGCGATACCCTGGTGATCCTTTTGACAGGCGGCACCAAGAAGCGGCAACAGCGCGACATAGAGACAGCTCGCACCTATTGGCGGGACTACAAGCAGACCAAGTCGAGACGCTGA